From Penicillium psychrofluorescens genome assembly, chromosome: 1, one genomic window encodes:
- a CDS encoding uncharacterized protein (ID:PFLUO_002154-T1.cds;~source:funannotate) — protein sequence MSPMLPDAASSLSRNSSFYAPVEMDYVEQALSKRRESRTRAPTACQTCRNRKTRCDNVRPVCSYCAMQGTQCLYPETSPRPPQTGFDSSNHEILQRLGHITALLEDIKQEGGSGSTVFSNRSHKDSLIDMSLQNASPLTDPLSGSNIHGSSSTGIEEERGLDHDPLLHYTANAPEYMLRWPIFNKVTTESERHVRSFLLDSLDNQPPLDNQSSRVGVIQDDIIPLCQQYLILNHRRNPILDAEKLMQYAGEVAEQGIGWDGPSCQVPLAGIPDDLDGIPPPPSTVRLELAEKWFNAAKRRLGSLQTETQCELPLWSTGLYSIRYLNPFPRYPKTPSATGSPDNMDDDHCSFSAPETQLSGTEEEKGWMFYIASICNRRTVNAIICDLWRHGEHSWTNDIQHVLGRCAEAQTVVDSWFKMIPIGQPSPNSANEDLEFLLRGRYSMGLERIYRPVVYLAVHYQSVPGFTPGNNPVLLQVFQVAQRAIDNCAELIPNYWYNFRHEWVWNVMRGTFGCALQILAAVLCHLTSARYARDWGLRVPTNWPALIRLSIRTLKYWSRDSIDLEKMRSVLQRMYEGACHLAGISPDLFRL from the exons AGGCGTGAAAGCCGCACACGGGCCCCGACAGCCTGTCAGACTTGTCGTAATCGCAAGACGCGCTGTGACAATGTCCGCCCGGTCTGTAGCTACTGTGCCATGCAGGGAACACAGTGTCTCTACCCCGAGACTTCTCCGCGACCACCCCA GACCGGCTTCGACTCGTCCAACCATGAGATTCTTCAGCGCCTCGGCCATATCACCGCCCTgctggaggatatcaagcAGGAGGGGGGCAGCGGGTCGACCGTTTTCTCGAACCGCTCGCACAAAGACTCCCTGATTGATATGTCTCTGCAAAATGCCAGCCCCCTGACTGATCCACTCTCGGGGAGCAATATCCACGGTAGTAGTAGTACCGGgatcgaggaggagaggggcTTGGATCATGATCCACTGCTTCATTATACGGCCAATGCGCCCGAGTACATGTTGCGCTGGCCTATCTTCAACAAGGTTACCACCGAGTCAGAGAGACATGTCCGGTCTTTCTTACTTGACTCTCTGGATAACCAGCCGCCGCTGGATAATCAATCGTCCAGAGTAGGCGTTATCCAAGATGATATCATCCCTCTGTGCCAGCAATACCTTATTTTAAACCACCGACGCAACCCAATCCTCGATGCTGAAAAGCTCATGCAGTATGCCGGCGAGGTGGCCGAACAGGGCATTGGGTGGGATGGACCCTCCTGTCAAGTG CCACTGGCAGGTATTCCCGACGATCTGGACGGAATCCCGCCGCCACCCTCTACGGTGAGGCTTGAGCTTGCAGAAAAGTGGTTCAATGCTGCCAAGAGGCGCTTGGGCTCGTTGCAGAC TGAGACGCAGTGTGAACTGCCTCTGTGGAGCACTGGGCTGTATAGCATTCGATACTTGAACCCGTTTCCAAGATATCCGAAAACACCATCAGCAACCGGATCGCCGGATAACATGGACGATGATCACTGCTCATTTTCAGCACCCGAGACCCAACTCAGTGgcaccgaggaggaaaaaggCTGGATGTTCTACATCGCGTCGATCTGCAACCGTCGGACCGTGAACGCTATCATCTGTGACTTGTGGCGGCATGGCGAACACAGCTGGACCAATGATATCCAACATGTTCTAGGGAGGTGTGCCGAAGCTCAAACGGTAGTCGACTCATG GTTCAAAATGATCCCAATCGGACAGCCATCTCCAAATTCCGCGAATGAGGACTTGGAGTTCCTCCTACGTGGCCGCTACAGCATGGGCTTGGAGCGAATCTACCGACCTGTCGTCTATCTGGCCGTGCACTACCAGTCGGTGCCAGGGTTTACACCAGGCAATAACCCGGTATTGCTGCAAGTGTTCCAAGTAGCCCAGCGCGCCATCGATAACTGCGCCGAGCTGATTCCTAACTATTGGTATAATTTTCGACACGAATGGGTATGGAACGTCATGCGAGGCACTTTCGGGTGCGCGCTTCAAATCCTTGCAGCCGTGCTCTGCCATCTCACCAGTGCTCGTTATGCGCGAGACTGGGGCCTTCGTGTCCCGACGAACTGGCCGGCGTTGATCCGATTGTCGATTCGTACGCTCAAGTACTGGTCCAGAGACTCGATTgatttggagaagatgcgaTCGGTACTGCAGAGGATGTATGAGGGTGCTTGCCATTTGGCTGGGATTAGTCCTGACCTTTTCCGGCTATGA